The genomic DNA GCTGTAGGCCTGGCCGAGAAGGTGCAGAGGATCTGGGGCTTGCTCAGATCGCCGGTGCAGCCATCGGGGAGCGAGTTGCGGCGGAGATGAGAATTTCGCGGGGCACCCGCCCTCCTGCGGCAAGGGCGCGGCCCACTGGGTGGGCGTGGGCGCCTGCCGGGAGGTTTCCGCGGCGACCGCTGAGTACCACATCGATGGAGCCGATGGTGCTGTGCGATTCCCTGGTTCGGTTCAATCGGCGCAGTGTTTGGCGAGCGACCGCCTCCGCGCTGTCGTACAGGGTGGTTCCGGCGGGCAGGCTCTGCAGAATCTCTGGCGCCACCAGGGGGTAGTGCGTGCATCCCAGCACCACGGAGTCGCAATTTTCTGGGGTTCGCTCGGCTGCGTCGGCGATCGCTTCCGTTGCTGCGGCCATGTCGCCGTGGTCGATCGCCTCGGCCAGACCGGGGCACGCGACACGCGCGACAGGCCGGCCGTTCGCGTAGTCCGCGATCAGGCGGTCCTGGTAGTCACTGGACGTGGTCCGGACGGTTGCCCACACGGCGATGCCTTGGCCGGTTGCTGCGGCCGATTTCACGGCGGGCACGGTTCCGATCACGGGTACGCGCGGTTCGAACCTCTCGCGCAGAGCGTCGATCGCGGTGACGGTGGCGGTGTTGCAGGGGACCACGATGGCCACCGCGCCCCGCTGGACGGCCAATTGAGCGGCGGCGAACAGACGGTCCGTGACGAAGGAGGCGGTTCTCGATCCCCAGGGGGCGCCGTCGGGGTCCAGAAACAGAAGCAGATCGAGTTCCGGGGCGAGGTGCCGAAGCCACGCTGTGGTGGAAAGAAGGCCAAGTCCTGAGTCGATCAATGCCACCGTCATGGGGTCAAGTTACCAGCCACGTCTTGCCGCCTGGCCGGACCGGTACGGCCCATGGACCACTGCGAAGCTCCCCGAATGTGTAGGCGCGGGCACGATCGGCTCGCCGTTGGTGCGGCTTCTGTCAGACCGCTGTGGGAAGCTCCGTCGATGGAATCTTCAAAGGTGATCGAGACACTGTGGGACCGGATCCAGGATCGGGACTGGGCGGGCGTCGCCGAGTTGATCGCGGAGGATGTCGTTGTCGAGTGGCCGATCAGCCTCGAACGCATCATCGGCCGGGAAAACTTCGTCGCGGTGAACCGTGAATATCCGGAGGGCTGGTCGATTCGGGTACTCAAGGTGGTGGCCGAGGGCGACGAAGTCGTCTCCGAGGTCGAAGTGCCACACGACAGTCTTGGCGTCTTTCGCGCGGCATCATTCTGGACTGTCCGTGACGGGCAGGTCGTCCGTGGGACGGAGTACTGGACGAGCCTGGGAGCGGACCCGCAGCCTGAATGGCGGGCCGCCCTCGTCGAACCGATGTAGTGCGGCGGGCCCCTCTGAGCCCCGACCTCAATTGCTCCCGAGGTCGTCAGCCGCCCATGATCAACATCATCGGGATTTCCCGCACCTCACCTGCTCACACCCAGTGACGACTCGTCAAGGGCGCGCACGGCACCGCTCCGCGAGCCCAGCTGTCCGAGGAGCAGCTGCGGTCGTTCGATGCGGTGGACCTCCCGGGTGCGCGGTGCTCCGCCATCGGGCGGCCAATTCTTGGCGACGCTCTTCGAAACCGGGGCGGCAACCGCCTGGGGCGCCGGCGGAGCATGGCGGTCAGCGGCGGTAGCAGTACGAATCCGAGGAGGCGTCGCCGCCTTGCAAACGCGTCTGGTGCACGCGCAAGCCGAGGAAGTCCGCGCCGTGCGGGAAGAAGCGGCTGTCGACGGAGAACCCGCCGTGCAACGGGTCGGCGTCGAGCTTGATCATCCACGGGTCGATACCCGCGGGATAGAGCTGCGCGTCCCAGGCGGAGTACAAGGAGTTCGTCAGGTACACGCGCCGCCCGTCGCGGCTGAGCTCGACCATCTGCGCGCCGCCGGTCAGCGGAACATCCGGCTCGGCGGGAAACGGCTGTCGGCCGACGACGCCGCCAAGACGCACGGACGAGGTCTGCCTCGGATGGAACGGGTCGCTCACGTCGTACTGGAACAGCTCGCCGGTTCCCCATGCGGATACGTACAGCCACCGGTCGTCCACCGACAGGTCGATGTCGGTGATGAGTGGGGGTACGGCGCCGAACGGCTGCAGCGCCGGAGGCAGGTCCTCCGTTCGCGCGGACTCGGCAGGGATGGTGATCACCTTCCGGACCACGAAGTGCTCGCCCTCGCGATTCCACAGCCACACAGACGCCGACATGTCCTCCACGTCGATCACGGTGTTCGTGAATCCCCACGTTGCCTCGGGGTCGTGCGCTGGGCGCAGCTCCAGCACCATCTGGTTCTCATCCCCCAGATCGACGCGCTGAAGGTGCCGGCCGGAGTCAAGCTCCCAGAAGTGCAGTGAGTGGCCGTACCGGCGACCCAGTAGCAGTTCGGGGACAAGGCCGTCCTCGATCATCGAGGGGCTCCCCCACTCGCTGGTCACGGCAATGTTCTGACGCAGATGCCACCAGATGTCGTAAGCGAACCGCTGAGGTCCGCGATCGCTCTCCCAGGCGCGCAGCACTTCGAAGCTTTCGTGGTCCAGCAGAGCGACGCCGCCAGGCCCGTCCGCACCGTCCGCGCCACCCAGACAGGACAGGAACATGCCGTCGGGGCCACAGTGGAGTGTGTGGGGACGGGAGTATCCGGCCTTGGCCGCCAACTCCTCGGCCTCGACCGTCTTGACCAGGCGCGGGCGAGCGGGATCGGGGCTGGTGTCGAAGACGTGCAGCCGGGAGGAGCGCAGTCCCGGGACGATCAGGTAGCGCCGCGCAGCGTGATGATGACCGGCATGCGCCAGCGCGCTCGAGCAGGCGTTCCAGCCGAAGTGGTGCAGTTCGTCGCCCAGGCCGGGCAGCTCGACGTGGGAGGTCACGCGTCCGTACTCGGACGATTCGGGGTCGGTACCGACCGTGAACAACGCGTCCGCGCGCTGTGCGGTCGGGTCGAATCCGACGACATGGGCGAGCTTCTCCGGGGGTGCGGCGACCGCGTCCGCCGGGGTGCGGTACAAGGTCGGGTCCCTGTCGTCGTCGCGGTCGTGAGCGCGGTCGATCGTCGTCATGGCTTTTCCGTTCTCCCGAACGGGAGCCGGATCCCCGGGACCCCCGACAGGCAGCCGGGCTCAGCCGTTCGAGATCGATGTTCAGACGCCGGACAGTAATGCCATGAATTCAGCGTTTCACAGCCCCGAAGCACTGCCAAGGCGGCAGGCGCGGACCGCCCTGGGTGCGCGCCTCGGCAACGACTCCCATGGCGTTCTCGGGCTGTTTGTGCTCCCAGAAGCGCAGCACGGTCCAACCAGCCGCTGCTACATGCTGGTTCGTCTCCTGGGTGCGTGGCTCGTCCCGTCTCGACTGCCGACTCATCCAGGGTGAACGCGTGGCCCCCTGGTTTTGCTCGACGAGGGTCCCGAATCGGGGCGGCGACCGAAGCCGTGGAGTCGATCCTCCCAGCCACAGCACTCTCGCAGCTCACCTATGAAGCCGGTCCTGTCGGTACGGCGACCTCGACGCCGGCGCACCGTCCGGTCACGTTCATGCAACTCAGGAAGCGCGGGCCGCCTACCGCTACAGCCCGCGAATCAGCGGGCGGACTTGGCCCAGAAAGGCTGGGCCGGCAACCTCGCGGCCACCGGAGCTTCCGATTTGCAAGGTGCAGCCTCCGCAGCCGGTCATCACGCATCGGGGCCCCTGCCCTGGAAGAGTGACAGTGACACCGCAGCACTCGGGTTGCTGAACGACGACCTCGAAAGGGGTATGGCCCCTCACAACAGCCCTGGTTCCCGGTCATCATGTTCGACGCTATTGATCTGCCAAGAGCCCCGTT from Streptomyces sp. NBC_01707 includes the following:
- a CDS encoding glutamate racemase yields the protein MTVALIDSGLGLLSTTAWLRHLAPELDLLLFLDPDGAPWGSRTASFVTDRLFAAAQLAVQRGAVAIVVPCNTATVTAIDALRERFEPRVPVIGTVPAVKSAAATGQGIAVWATVRTTSSDYQDRLIADYANGRPVARVACPGLAEAIDHGDMAAATEAIADAAERTPENCDSVVLGCTHYPLVAPEILQSLPAGTTLYDSAEAVARQTLRRLNRTRESHSTIGSIDVVLSGRRGNLPAGAHAHPVGRALAAGGRVPREILISAATRSPMAAPAI
- a CDS encoding selenium-binding protein SBP56-related protein yields the protein MTTIDRAHDRDDDRDPTLYRTPADAVAAPPEKLAHVVGFDPTAQRADALFTVGTDPESSEYGRVTSHVELPGLGDELHHFGWNACSSALAHAGHHHAARRYLIVPGLRSSRLHVFDTSPDPARPRLVKTVEAEELAAKAGYSRPHTLHCGPDGMFLSCLGGADGADGPGGVALLDHESFEVLRAWESDRGPQRFAYDIWWHLRQNIAVTSEWGSPSMIEDGLVPELLLGRRYGHSLHFWELDSGRHLQRVDLGDENQMVLELRPAHDPEATWGFTNTVIDVEDMSASVWLWNREGEHFVVRKVITIPAESARTEDLPPALQPFGAVPPLITDIDLSVDDRWLYVSAWGTGELFQYDVSDPFHPRQTSSVRLGGVVGRQPFPAEPDVPLTGGAQMVELSRDGRRVYLTNSLYSAWDAQLYPAGIDPWMIKLDADPLHGGFSVDSRFFPHGADFLGLRVHQTRLQGGDASSDSYCYRR
- a CDS encoding nuclear transport factor 2 family protein, yielding MESSKVIETLWDRIQDRDWAGVAELIAEDVVVEWPISLERIIGRENFVAVNREYPEGWSIRVLKVVAEGDEVVSEVEVPHDSLGVFRAASFWTVRDGQVVRGTEYWTSLGADPQPEWRAALVEPM